The sequence CTTCTGAGCGCACCTTGCTATTTTCGCACCTGGACGCCAGCCTGGAAGTTAAAGGAAAAGTTGTGGCACTGGGGACTAATTATTGGAGCGGAGGTGAAATTGATCCAACTGGCTATCAACTACTGCGCTCTTTTGATATTAACCCAGTTCCGAAATGGGTTTGGGGTGAAGATGAGTGGGTCTTGAGTAGACAATTAATCATGCCCTACGGTTTAGTAGGGGAGGTGAGCAGCACCACCGAGGAAACGAAAATAGATTTACCCTTTTCGGCTTGTCCCCTTAACCCTGTAGCCGACGAATTTTGTCATCGCCTGCTGATCCATTACCGTTATGAAGGCACAGACTTAGGAATTTTGAACCTGAGGCTGTTGATTGGCGATCGCAATTTTCATCACCAACAAATAGCTCACCCAGGATTACAATTTTCTCAACTGTTATTACCACAGCAAGTCTGCCTACAAGCGGTAACTACTGAAGGTTTTGGTACACCCTGGCACTTGCGCTGGACAAAAGGAGAGTATAAACCAGACCCACTATGGTACTGGCATTATAGTTTACCAGAAGAAACCCAGCGAGGATTAGGCGATGGTGAAACCCTTTATAGCCCCGGTTACTTAACAGTTCCCCTGCAGCCAGGAGACACAGTTACCTTAGCCGCGCAGGTGGGTTTCCCCAATCCACTACAAGCAGCTTTGAGTCCGGAAACTTTTACCACATCTGTGGAAGCAGAACAACAACGGCTTCAGCAAATTTTTCCACCGAGTATCACAGGAGAATTACTTCAATCTTCCCTTTGGTCACAACTACTACGAGCCAGCGATCAATTTATCGTCTATCGAGCTTCAATTGCTGGCCCCACGGTCATTGCTGGTTATCATTGGTTCAACGATTGGGGACGAGATACCCTCATTTCCTTACCCGGTTTAGCCTTAGTTACTCAACGTTTTGATTTAGCAAAAGGGTTATTGCAAACTTTTGGCCGATACTGTCGCCACGGTTTGATTCCTAATGCATTTCCAGATATTGGCGGCGAACCGTTTTATAACAGTATTGATGCGGCGCTGTGGTGGATAGAAACATTAGGGCTGTATTTGGAAGCTACTCAAGATTGGCAGTTTTTAGCCGAGCAATTCCCCGTAGTCCAGCAAATTCACAAAGCATTTTTAGGCGGTACTCGTTATAACATTCAAGCTGATGCTACTGATGGGCTGATTGGCTGGGATGCTCGCGGTGTAGCCTTGACTTGGATGGATGCAGTGGTGGAGGGACAACCTGTCACACCCCGCCTTGGTAAGCCGGTAGAAATTAACGCTTTGTGGTACTCAGCTTTATGTTGGGGGAGTCAATGGGCAAAAAAATTGAGCGAATTAGAGTCTGGTAGTTCGGCGGTGCGTCTTGCTAATCAAGGACAGCGTTACGCCCAGCAAGCACAACAGGTGAAAGCTTCGCTGCAAAAGTTCTGGAATCCCAAACTTTGTTACTTATATGACACCATTGAGCCGGACGATCGCCGGAATTCCCAGATCCGCCCCAATGCTGTTTTGGCTTTGTCGTTACACCATTGTGGGTTTTCGCCACAACAAGGATGTCAAATACTTGATCGAGCAACTTCCAGCTTATTAACTCCCTATGGGCTGCGGACTCTCGATCCTGGCGACCCCCAGTATATGGGAAAATATCTGGGCAATCCCAAAGAACGCGATCGCGCTTATCATCAAGGTACTGTTTGGTGTTGGCTGATTGGCCCCTTTAGCCGGGCTTGGCAGCGTTTTTATCCACAAGTACCATTACCATTTGATTGGCAACCTTTGCTAGAGCATTTTCTCTGTGATGCTTGTCTTGGCTCTATTTCCGAGATTTTTGATGGTGATGCGCCTCATGCTCCCAGAGGTGCGATCGCCCAGGCTTGGTCAGTGGCTGAGGTGATTCGCCATCTCCCTAATCAACATATCCACAAATGAATCTGGAGACGTTGCAATGCAACGTCTCTACAAAGATTTCAGGTAACACACGATTGACTTCTGGATACATCTATGATTTGAATGGATCTAGTCTATTTTCAGTATATTTCTTTAAATTTAGTATTAAATTTTGCAAAAATTAGAGTATATTTACATATGGTTGATTGTTTGATTATCGACTAAACTCTACAAAAAACACAAATTTTATAAAATTAAATATTATTTTTTTAATTGTTATTATTTGCGCTACAGATAAACAGCAAATTTTCTCCATTAGTGGCACAAAAATTTTAAAACTTTGTAGAATAGGTACGTCAATTTAAAGTCTCATTAATTCCAGGTTTAGCACTGAACAGGTAAATAAGGACATTTACTAATCACAAAAACTATATAAATTAATTTTGACAGGTTACAAATTCGCTATTTAGAGTTGAGCAAATATGTCTAGAAAAATAACTATCGAAATATCTGAATCTCTTTTTCAAAAATTAGAAATGGATTGCAAAT is a genomic window of Fortiea contorta PCC 7126 containing:
- a CDS encoding amylo-alpha-1,6-glucosidase, whose translation is MDNLDTREWLLTNGLGSFASGTVADARTRAYHGWLFAATNPPSERTLLFSHLDASLEVKGKVVALGTNYWSGGEIDPTGYQLLRSFDINPVPKWVWGEDEWVLSRQLIMPYGLVGEVSSTTEETKIDLPFSACPLNPVADEFCHRLLIHYRYEGTDLGILNLRLLIGDRNFHHQQIAHPGLQFSQLLLPQQVCLQAVTTEGFGTPWHLRWTKGEYKPDPLWYWHYSLPEETQRGLGDGETLYSPGYLTVPLQPGDTVTLAAQVGFPNPLQAALSPETFTTSVEAEQQRLQQIFPPSITGELLQSSLWSQLLRASDQFIVYRASIAGPTVIAGYHWFNDWGRDTLISLPGLALVTQRFDLAKGLLQTFGRYCRHGLIPNAFPDIGGEPFYNSIDAALWWIETLGLYLEATQDWQFLAEQFPVVQQIHKAFLGGTRYNIQADATDGLIGWDARGVALTWMDAVVEGQPVTPRLGKPVEINALWYSALCWGSQWAKKLSELESGSSAVRLANQGQRYAQQAQQVKASLQKFWNPKLCYLYDTIEPDDRRNSQIRPNAVLALSLHHCGFSPQQGCQILDRATSSLLTPYGLRTLDPGDPQYMGKYLGNPKERDRAYHQGTVWCWLIGPFSRAWQRFYPQVPLPFDWQPLLEHFLCDACLGSISEIFDGDAPHAPRGAIAQAWSVAEVIRHLPNQHIHK